Proteins co-encoded in one Arachis hypogaea cultivar Tifrunner chromosome 11, arahy.Tifrunner.gnm2.J5K5, whole genome shotgun sequence genomic window:
- the LOC112720945 gene encoding uncharacterized protein: MMFFNGPNNEPVLCRAFPNYLDGAALLWFSKLPAGSISSFEELAKSFIDYFAAARIYVHGSDYLGTIRQGPHESLKDYLTRFAEATMEIPDLDPAVHLHALKAGLRPGKFRETIAVTKPKTLEEFRERAAGQMEIEELREAKKTEKKQPKKEDDRTTRSANVKDPRKPFRLTPKFDNYTKFNTRREKIIKEILNAKIIKPPARAGSYQDQRFVDKSKHCAFHQKYGHTTDECVIAKDLLERLARQGLLDKYIEGRKHKENDRDKEERQQTSGNKEANKWSNNIPPKGIINCISGGFAGGGETTSARKRSYRTMLAIKGTTLYSNNNVPDLEITFNKEDMCSAAPHSDDPVVISIQTGELLVRKVLLDPGSSVDVLFYTTFLKIKISEKIIQPSSEELVGFSGERVPIKGYIWLKTMMGNHPLSQIIDIQYLIVDCPSPYNIILGRPALNMFRAVVSTFHLCVKF; encoded by the coding sequence atgATGTTCTTTAATGGCCCTAATAACGAACCTGTTCTTTGCAGAGCTTTCCCTAATTACCTCGACGGTGCTGCCCtactttggttttcaaaattacCTGCAGGATCAATCTCCTCTTTTGAGGAACTGGCAAAATCTTTCATAGATTACTTCGCTGCAGCACGGATATATGTACACGGATCGGACTACCTCGGCACCATTCGCCAAGGTCCTCATGAAAGCTTGAAAGACTATCTGACCAGATTCGCAGAAGCAACCATGGAGATACCCGATCTAGATCCCGCCGTCCACTTGCATGCCCTAAAGGCCGGACTCCGACCCGGAAAATTCAGGGAAACAATCGCGGTAACCAAGCCGAAGACACTGGAAGAATTCCGAGAAAGGGCGGCAGGACAAATGGAGATTGAAGAACTCCGCGAAGccaaaaaaacagagaaaaaacaaCCAAAGAAAGAGGATGACAGAACCACAAGGTCGGCAAATGTCAAAGACCCCAGAAAGCCCTTCAGACTGACCCCAAAATTTGACAACTacactaaattcaacacaagaaggGAAAAGATAATTAAAGAAATCCTCAACGCCAAGATCATAAAACCACCAGCAAgggcaggaagctaccaagatcAGCGCTTCGTCGACAAAAGTAAACACTGCGCTTTCCATCAAAAGTATGGGCACACAACCGACGAGTGCGTGATAGCCAAAGATCTATTAGAAAGATTGGCTCGGCAAGGCCTCCTAGATAAGTACATCGAAGGAAGGAAGCATAAAGAAAACGATAGGGACAAGGAAGAACGTCAACAAACCTCGGGAAACAAGGAAGCCAACAAATGGTCAAACAACATCCCACCTAAAGGGATTATAAACTGCATATCCGGAGGATTCGCCGGCGGAGGAGAAACAACATCGGCAAGGAAACGTAGCTACCGTACAATGCTGGCAATAAAAGGAACAACACTATACAGCAACAACAATGTACCCGACCTAGAAATCACTTTCAACAAGGAGGACATGTGCTCAGCCGCACCACACTCAGACGACCCAGTGGTAATCTCCATCCAAACAGGCGAGCTGTTGGTAAGAAAAGTCCTTCTGGACCCAGGTAGTAGTGTCGATGTTCTTTTTTATACTactttcttaaaaataaaaatatctgaaAAAATCATACAACCCTCATCCGAAGAATTAGTCGGATTCTCTGGAGAAAGAGTGCCAATTAAGGGTTACATATGGCTAAAAACGATGATGGGAAATCACCCATTATCACAGATCATTGATATACAATACCTCATAGTTGATTGCCCTAGTCCCTACAATATTATCCTCGGAAGACCTGCCCTGAACATGTTCAGGGCAGTAGTTTCAACTTTCCATCTATGTGTCAAATTTTAG